A window from Vibrio cortegadensis encodes these proteins:
- the xni gene encoding flap endonuclease Xni: protein MSIHLVIIDALNLIRRVHSAQPDPNDIARTITTTTRTLNRILSESQPTHIIAVFDHHEQDRGWRAEVLPTYKQNRKPMPEPLMKGLDAIQQAWWELGIDSLLSEGDEADDLVATLATKVASHGEKVTIISTDKGYCQLLTPTLQIRDYFQHRWLDEPFIEKEFGVTPDQLADYWGLTGVSSSQVPGIPGIGPKAAKEILTQFKDIEQAHTSEELLPKYRKKFDEHIESARICKQISALKTDIELGFNLQDLRFEQPDS, encoded by the coding sequence ATGTCTATTCATCTTGTTATTATCGATGCGCTCAACCTGATCCGCCGGGTGCACTCTGCCCAGCCAGATCCTAACGATATTGCAAGAACCATCACCACCACCACTCGCACATTAAATCGCATTTTATCGGAATCTCAACCGACTCATATCATCGCTGTATTCGATCACCACGAACAAGACAGAGGGTGGCGAGCCGAGGTACTTCCTACTTATAAGCAGAACCGCAAACCCATGCCTGAACCGCTTATGAAAGGGTTGGATGCGATCCAGCAAGCATGGTGGGAGTTAGGAATAGATTCACTGCTGTCAGAAGGCGATGAAGCCGATGATTTAGTCGCAACACTGGCAACCAAAGTCGCCAGTCACGGTGAGAAAGTCACCATCATTTCAACAGACAAAGGCTACTGCCAGCTTCTGACTCCAACTTTACAGATCCGTGATTACTTTCAACATCGCTGGCTAGATGAACCCTTCATAGAGAAAGAGTTTGGCGTAACACCGGATCAACTGGCTGATTACTGGGGGCTCACCGGCGTAAGTTCTAGTCAAGTCCCCGGTATTCCCGGAATTGGCCCTAAAGCCGCAAAAGAGATTTTGACGCAGTTTAAAGATATAGAACAAGCACATACTTCAGAAGAGTTGCTGCCAAAATACCGAAAAAAATTCGATGAGCACATTGAATCAGCTCGAATCTGTAAGCAAATATCGGCACTCAAAACCGACATTGAACTCGGTTTTAATTTGCAAGACCTGAGGTTCGAACAGCCAGACTCATAG
- the rlmM gene encoding 23S rRNA (cytidine(2498)-2'-O)-methyltransferase RlmM produces MKHVLLYCRSGFEKECAGEIQDKATQLEVFGFPRVKNNSGYVLFECYQDGDAEKLIQRIDFQSLIFARQMFAVAAELKELPSEDRISPILAELGDIDGFPRCGDIRIETPDTNEAKELLKFCRKFTVPLRQALRGKGILFNKDHPKKPVLHLCFIAPGHCYVGYSLPTNNSQFFMGIPRLKFPSDAPSRSTLKLEEAFHVFIPRDEWDERLASGMWGVDLGACPGGWTYQLVKRSMFVHCVDNGMMADSLMQTGQVKHHMEDGFKFEPPRKNVTWLICDMIEKPSRVAQLMGEWLIRGWAKETIFNLKLPMKGRYDEVLQDIENLKQFLSDNDVKYKLQAKHLYHDREEITVHIQSLSNISPY; encoded by the coding sequence GTGAAACACGTATTACTGTATTGTCGTTCTGGTTTTGAAAAAGAGTGCGCAGGTGAAATTCAAGACAAAGCAACGCAACTTGAGGTGTTTGGTTTTCCTCGTGTAAAGAATAATAGTGGTTATGTTCTTTTTGAATGCTACCAAGATGGTGACGCGGAAAAACTGATCCAGAGAATCGATTTTCAATCATTGATTTTTGCTCGCCAAATGTTTGCGGTTGCCGCTGAACTAAAAGAGTTGCCGTCTGAAGACCGCATCTCGCCAATTTTGGCTGAACTTGGTGATATTGATGGTTTCCCTCGTTGTGGTGATATCCGCATCGAAACTCCAGACACTAACGAAGCGAAAGAGTTGCTGAAGTTCTGTCGTAAATTTACGGTGCCGCTGCGTCAAGCTCTACGTGGTAAAGGGATCTTGTTCAATAAAGACCACCCTAAAAAACCAGTACTGCACCTTTGCTTTATTGCGCCTGGGCACTGCTACGTTGGTTATTCACTACCAACTAACAACTCTCAGTTCTTCATGGGTATCCCGCGTCTGAAGTTCCCATCTGATGCACCAAGCCGTTCTACACTGAAATTGGAAGAAGCGTTTCACGTATTTATTCCACGTGATGAGTGGGATGAGCGTTTAGCATCAGGCATGTGGGGTGTCGATTTAGGTGCTTGCCCGGGTGGTTGGACTTACCAACTTGTTAAGCGTTCAATGTTCGTTCACTGTGTTGATAACGGCATGATGGCAGATAGCTTAATGCAAACTGGCCAAGTTAAGCACCATATGGAAGATGGCTTCAAGTTTGAACCACCACGTAAGAACGTGACATGGCTTATTTGTGACATGATTGAGAAACCATCACGTGTTGCTCAGTTAATGGGTGAGTGGTTGATCCGTGGTTGGGCGAAAGAAACAATCTTTAACCTTAAGCTGCCAATGAAAGGTCGATACGATGAAGTGCTACAAGATATCGAAAACTTGAAGCAGTTTTTGAGTGACAATGATGTGAAATATAAGCTGCAAGCGAAGCATCTTTATCATGATCGCGAAGAGATCACGGTGCATATCCAATCTCTATCGAATATTTCACCCTATTAA
- a CDS encoding DUF423 domain-containing protein, whose translation MKSKYLLTIAGMFSGLGVMLGAFAAHGLKAQLAPYLLDVFNTGVLYQLLHSFAIIACAVLLRFNLGIKSQKYFFIAAICFIIGILCFSGSLYALALTGIKWFGPVTPFGGLLFIVGWGSFSFAAFNINEVTK comes from the coding sequence ATGAAAAGTAAGTATTTACTCACTATTGCAGGGATGTTTTCTGGGCTTGGTGTGATGTTAGGGGCCTTTGCCGCGCATGGTTTAAAGGCTCAATTAGCGCCATACTTGCTTGATGTTTTTAATACGGGAGTGCTTTATCAATTGCTTCACTCCTTCGCGATCATTGCTTGTGCGGTGTTGCTGCGCTTTAATCTTGGAATAAAGTCGCAAAAATATTTTTTCATTGCGGCAATTTGCTTTATTATCGGCATCCTTTGTTTTAGCGGCAGTTTGTATGCGCTAGCACTAACAGGCATAAAATGGTTTGGCCCAGTCACTCCATTTGGTGGTTTGTTGTTTATTGTCGGATGGGGAAGTTTCTCTTTCGCGGCATTCAATATTAATGAGGTTACTAAGTGA
- a CDS encoding alpha/beta fold hydrolase, with the protein MTENNHQLINGAEHKATFIFAHGAGAGMDHHFMVSVAQGLAEKGIKVVRFNFPYMIQRAEMGTKRPPDRAPKLLDAYVDVINEHAGVPVVIGGKSMGGRMASLLADNPLVAGVACLGFPFHPPGKPEKFKGDHLATIEKPCLILQGERDTFGKREEFTDFDLSPMIDVAFLPDGDHGFKPRKRSGFTEQGNLTLTIDKLSAFIFEVLDEK; encoded by the coding sequence ATGACTGAGAATAATCATCAGCTGATTAATGGCGCAGAGCATAAGGCGACGTTTATTTTTGCTCATGGCGCTGGCGCGGGAATGGATCACCATTTTATGGTTTCTGTCGCGCAAGGGTTAGCTGAAAAAGGCATTAAAGTGGTGCGCTTTAATTTTCCTTATATGATTCAGCGAGCAGAAATGGGCACCAAGCGTCCGCCGGATCGCGCTCCTAAGTTGCTCGATGCTTATGTTGACGTCATCAATGAACATGCAGGCGTACCAGTCGTTATTGGTGGCAAATCGATGGGGGGAAGGATGGCGAGTTTATTAGCCGATAACCCTCTCGTCGCGGGAGTGGCTTGTTTGGGTTTTCCATTTCACCCTCCGGGTAAGCCTGAAAAATTTAAAGGCGATCACTTAGCGACAATCGAAAAGCCTTGTTTAATTTTGCAAGGGGAAAGGGATACATTTGGTAAGCGTGAAGAGTTTACTGACTTTGATCTATCTCCGATGATTGATGTGGCGTTTCTCCCTGATGGCGATCATGGCTTTAAACCGCGTAAACGTTCTGGTTTTACCGAGCAGGGGAATTTAACCTTAACAATAGATAAGCTCTCTGCTTTCATTTTTGAGGTTTTAGATGAAAAGTAA
- a CDS encoding transcriptional regulator GcvA codes for MSRRLPPLNSLKVFEAAARHLSFTRAAEELFVTQAAVSHQIKALEEFLALKLFRRRNRSLLLTEEGQGYFLDIKDIFTSLAEATDKVLERSEKGALTISLPPSFAIQWLVPRLSDFNQQQPDIDVRIKAVDMDEGSLTDDVDVAIYYGRGNWPGLRADKLYQEFLIPLCSPSLLLSNKPLETLTDLNHHTLLHDTSRKDWKSFVKQNSIEGVNVNQGPIFSHSTMVLQAAAHGQGIALGNNVLAQPEIEAGRLIAPFDEILVSKNAFYVVCHDKQADMGRIATFRDWMLAKAHKEQEELLDD; via the coding sequence ATGTCCAGAAGATTGCCACCATTAAACTCGTTAAAAGTGTTTGAAGCTGCGGCTCGACACTTAAGTTTTACCCGTGCCGCTGAAGAACTTTTTGTTACTCAAGCCGCTGTGAGCCATCAAATAAAAGCGCTGGAAGAGTTCCTTGCGTTGAAATTATTTCGCCGCCGAAACCGCTCTTTGTTACTAACAGAAGAAGGACAAGGCTATTTTCTTGATATCAAAGATATCTTCACTTCTTTAGCCGAAGCGACCGATAAAGTGCTTGAACGTAGTGAAAAAGGGGCTTTGACCATCAGCCTTCCGCCAAGTTTTGCAATTCAATGGCTTGTCCCTCGGCTTTCTGATTTTAATCAACAGCAACCTGATATTGATGTACGAATCAAAGCGGTTGATATGGATGAAGGTTCACTGACCGATGATGTGGATGTGGCGATCTACTATGGACGAGGAAATTGGCCAGGATTAAGAGCCGATAAACTCTATCAAGAATTCCTGATTCCACTCTGTTCACCCTCGTTACTTTTAAGTAACAAACCATTAGAAACTCTAACTGATTTAAATCATCACACTTTGCTTCATGATACCTCAAGGAAAGATTGGAAATCGTTTGTGAAGCAGAACTCAATCGAAGGTGTAAATGTTAACCAAGGGCCAATTTTCAGTCACTCGACGATGGTGCTTCAAGCTGCGGCTCATGGACAAGGGATTGCACTTGGTAATAATGTACTGGCTCAGCCGGAAATCGAAGCGGGTCGTCTGATTGCGCCTTTTGATGAAATATTGGTGAGTAAGAATGCGTTCTATGTAGTGTGCCACGATAAACAGGCTGACATGGGGCGAATTGCCACTTTCCGTGATTGGATGTTAGCGAAAGCGCATAAAGAGCAGGAAGAGTTACTGGATGACTGA
- the thiI gene encoding tRNA uracil 4-sulfurtransferase ThiI: protein MKFIVKPHPEIFVKSESVRKRFIKILESNLRIIIKRRTESVAVYNRRDHIEVSASCDKYYEQVLEILTHTSGIHHTLEVLQTEFTDMHNIYEQVLERSGSKIVDKTFVVRAKRRGQHDFTSIELERYVGGGLNQAVESAKVKLKKPDVSINIEVENDKLNQVIERHKGLGGFPLGTQEDVLSLISGGFDSGVSSYLHIKRGSKTHFCFFNLGGPAHEIGVKQVAHYLWNKYGSSAKVKFIAVDFEPVVAEILENVDDGQMGVVLKRMFMRAGGMVAERFGIQALVTGEALGQVSSQTLTNLRHIDNVTDTLILRPLINWDKEDIIDLSRKIGTEDFAKVMPEYCGVISKKPTIKAEKAKLEAEEANFDFSILDGVIENARIMDIRDIEKESKEQAPEVEQVTAVEENAVVLDIRSAEEEEASPLELDSVEVKHLPFFKLATQFGDLDQSKTYLLYCDRGVMSRLQALYLQEQGFSNVKVYRP from the coding sequence ATGAAATTTATTGTTAAGCCCCATCCGGAAATTTTTGTAAAAAGTGAGTCGGTGCGTAAGCGCTTCATCAAAATTTTAGAATCTAACCTTCGCATTATCATTAAGCGCCGAACTGAATCTGTTGCGGTATACAACCGTCGCGATCATATTGAAGTGAGCGCAAGCTGTGATAAATACTACGAGCAAGTGCTTGAAATCCTGACTCATACATCAGGTATTCACCATACGCTTGAAGTTCTTCAAACTGAATTCACTGATATGCACAATATCTATGAGCAAGTGTTAGAGCGCAGTGGTAGCAAGATTGTTGATAAAACATTCGTTGTTCGTGCTAAACGTCGCGGCCAGCATGATTTTACTTCAATTGAACTTGAGCGTTATGTTGGCGGTGGTTTAAACCAAGCAGTAGAAAGTGCGAAGGTTAAACTGAAGAAGCCAGATGTATCAATCAACATTGAAGTTGAAAACGATAAATTAAACCAAGTGATTGAACGTCACAAAGGATTAGGCGGTTTCCCTCTAGGTACTCAAGAGGATGTATTAAGCTTAATTTCTGGTGGCTTCGATTCTGGTGTATCCAGTTACTTACACATCAAGCGCGGTTCTAAAACGCATTTCTGCTTCTTTAACTTAGGCGGCCCTGCTCATGAGATTGGTGTTAAGCAAGTTGCTCACTATCTTTGGAATAAGTACGGATCTTCTGCAAAAGTGAAGTTTATTGCGGTGGATTTTGAACCTGTCGTGGCTGAAATTTTAGAAAACGTCGATGACGGCCAAATGGGTGTCGTTCTAAAACGTATGTTCATGCGTGCTGGTGGCATGGTGGCAGAACGTTTTGGTATTCAAGCCTTAGTGACTGGTGAAGCGTTAGGCCAAGTTTCAAGCCAAACGTTAACTAACTTACGCCATATCGATAACGTGACCGATACTCTTATTTTGCGCCCACTGATTAACTGGGATAAAGAAGACATTATCGATCTATCTCGAAAAATTGGCACGGAAGATTTTGCCAAAGTAATGCCAGAGTATTGTGGTGTTATCTCTAAGAAGCCGACCATTAAAGCTGAAAAGGCGAAGTTAGAAGCTGAAGAAGCGAACTTTGATTTCTCTATCTTAGATGGTGTGATTGAGAATGCTCGTATCATGGATATTCGTGATATTGAGAAAGAGAGTAAAGAACAAGCGCCAGAAGTTGAACAAGTGACTGCGGTTGAAGAGAATGCGGTAGTACTTGATATTCGTAGTGCTGAAGAAGAAGAGGCTAGCCCACTTGAACTGGATAGCGTTGAAGTGAAGCATTTGCCTTTCTTTAAGCTTGCGACTCAATTTGGTGATTTGGACCAGTCTAAGACATACCTATTGTACTGTGACCGTGGCGTAATGAGCCGCTTACAGGCGCTTTACCTGCAAGAGCAAGGTTTTAGCAATGTAAAAGTTTATCGCCCTTAG
- a CDS encoding flagellar motor protein MotB, which yields MDDENECKCPPPGLALWMGTFADLMSLLMCFFVLLLSFSEMDVLKFKQIAGSMKFAFGVQNKLEVKDIPKGTSIIAQEFRPGRPEPTPIDVIMQQTIDITQQTLEFHEGESDRAGGNKRDQGKLNGGQSPETSTQDNQNTESEQQQQQAESMSEEMETLMENIKKALEREIDQGAIEVENLGQQIVIRIREKGAFPSGSAFLQPKFRPLVRQVAELVKDIPGIVRISGHTDDQRLDSELYRSNWDLSSQRAVSVAQEMEKVRGFSHQRLRVRGMADTAPLGPNDTEAQRSINRRVEISIMQGEPIFSDEVPVL from the coding sequence ATGGATGATGAAAATGAATGCAAATGTCCACCACCAGGTCTCGCGTTATGGATGGGAACGTTTGCCGATTTAATGTCACTGCTGATGTGCTTCTTCGTTCTGTTGCTTTCCTTTTCAGAAATGGATGTACTGAAGTTCAAGCAAATCGCTGGTTCGATGAAGTTTGCCTTTGGTGTTCAGAATAAGCTTGAAGTAAAAGATATTCCGAAGGGGACCAGTATTATTGCTCAAGAGTTTCGTCCGGGCAGACCTGAGCCAACGCCGATTGATGTGATCATGCAGCAGACGATTGATATTACCCAGCAAACGTTAGAGTTTCATGAAGGTGAATCGGACCGTGCGGGTGGTAATAAGCGTGATCAAGGTAAGTTGAACGGCGGACAATCGCCTGAAACTTCGACCCAAGATAACCAAAATACGGAATCTGAACAGCAGCAACAGCAAGCGGAATCCATGTCGGAAGAGATGGAAACATTGATGGAGAACATCAAGAAAGCGCTGGAGCGAGAGATTGATCAGGGGGCGATTGAAGTTGAAAACTTAGGTCAGCAGATTGTCATTCGTATTCGAGAGAAAGGCGCATTCCCTAGCGGTTCGGCGTTCTTACAGCCTAAATTCCGCCCGTTGGTAAGACAAGTTGCCGAGTTGGTTAAAGACATTCCGGGTATTGTTAGAATTTCAGGTCATACAGACGATCAACGCCTCGATTCTGAACTGTATCGTTCAAATTGGGATCTCTCTTCTCAGCGAGCGGTTTCTGTCGCTCAAGAGATGGAGAAAGTTCGCGGATTTTCTCATCAGCGATTACGAGTGAGAGGGATGGCGGATACCGCACCTCTGGGCCCGAATGATACCGAAGCTCAGCGTTCAATTAACCGACGAGTTGAAATCAGCATCATGCAAGGCGAACCTATTTTTAGTGATGAAGTTCCTGTCTTATAG
- the pomA gene encoding flagellar motor protein PomA, with protein sequence MDLATLIGLIGGFAFVIMAMILGGSLSMFIDVTSILIVVGGSTFVVLMKFTMGQFFGAAKIAGKAFMFKSDEPEDLIAKVVEMADAARKGGFLALEEMEITNSFMQKGIDLLVDGHDADVVRAALQKDIALTNERHEQGGKVFMAYGDVSPAMGMIGTLVGLVAMLSNMDDPKSIGPAMAVALLTTLYGAVLSNMIFFPIADKLALRREQETLNRRLIMDGVLAIQDGQNPRVIDSYLKNYLNEGKRLLGVDGE encoded by the coding sequence GTGGATTTAGCAACGCTGATAGGTCTAATAGGTGGCTTCGCCTTTGTAATCATGGCAATGATTCTTGGTGGCAGTCTATCCATGTTTATTGATGTCACTTCGATTCTGATTGTGGTTGGTGGCTCTACGTTTGTTGTATTAATGAAATTTACCATGGGGCAGTTCTTTGGAGCCGCCAAAATTGCAGGTAAAGCTTTCATGTTTAAGTCAGACGAACCTGAAGATTTGATCGCTAAAGTTGTCGAAATGGCAGATGCAGCTCGTAAAGGGGGCTTCCTTGCTCTTGAAGAAATGGAAATCACGAACAGCTTCATGCAAAAAGGTATCGATCTTCTCGTAGACGGCCACGATGCTGATGTGGTGCGCGCCGCTTTGCAAAAAGATATCGCTTTAACCAATGAACGTCATGAACAAGGCGGTAAAGTATTCATGGCCTATGGTGATGTATCTCCAGCTATGGGGATGATCGGTACCTTAGTTGGTTTGGTGGCAATGCTTTCAAACATGGATGACCCTAAATCCATCGGTCCAGCGATGGCGGTTGCTTTGCTAACGACACTATATGGAGCGGTATTATCCAATATGATCTTTTTCCCTATCGCCGATAAGTTGGCCTTGCGTCGAGAGCAAGAGACACTGAACCGCCGTTTAATTATGGATGGTGTACTTGCGATTCAAGATGGGCAAAACCCTCGTGTGATTGATAGCTACCTGAAAAACTACCTCAACGAAGGTAAGCGACTTCTTGGTGTTGATGGTGAATAG
- the xseB gene encoding exodeoxyribonuclease VII small subunit → MATKKPENMTFEATIEELDGLVDQLENGELALDDALKKFERGIALARAGQNKLSDAEQRVSILLQNDDNAELSEFNPQQD, encoded by the coding sequence ATGGCGACTAAGAAACCTGAAAATATGACCTTCGAAGCAACGATCGAAGAGCTCGACGGCCTAGTTGATCAACTAGAAAATGGTGAACTGGCTTTAGATGATGCGCTAAAGAAATTCGAACGTGGCATCGCATTAGCCCGCGCCGGACAAAATAAATTAAGCGATGCTGAACAGCGTGTCAGTATTTTGCTACAAAATGACGACAATGCTGAATTAAGCGAATTTAATCCTCAGCAAGACTAG
- the ispA gene encoding (2E,6E)-farnesyl diphosphate synthase: MVEALTSYQERNNSQLNYWLDRLPHQEQPLVQAMRYGLLLGGKRARPFLVYITGEMLGCSSATLDTPASAIECIHAYSLIHDDLPAMDDDELRRGQTTCHIKFDEATAILTGDALQTLAFTILAEGELSAAGEANRIKMVQVLAQASGASGMCIGQALDLAAENRSVSLEELKDIHKNKTGALMKCAIRLGALAAGQKGVEILPQLDKYADAIGLAFQVQDDILDIIGDTETLGKPQGSDQELNKSTYPSLLGLDGAMKKAQTLLTEALQALDAIPYNTQLLEEFARYVIERKN, encoded by the coding sequence ATGGTTGAGGCCTTAACCTCTTATCAGGAAAGAAATAATTCCCAATTAAATTATTGGCTCGATCGCCTACCTCATCAAGAGCAACCTCTCGTGCAAGCAATGCGCTATGGTTTATTACTTGGAGGAAAGCGAGCGCGCCCATTTTTGGTTTACATCACAGGGGAAATGCTCGGGTGCTCATCAGCCACTCTAGACACACCAGCATCAGCGATAGAGTGCATCCATGCTTACTCTTTAATTCATGATGATCTTCCTGCAATGGATGACGATGAGCTGCGCCGTGGGCAAACGACTTGTCATATTAAATTTGATGAAGCCACCGCTATTTTAACTGGCGATGCTCTACAAACGTTAGCCTTTACCATCCTTGCAGAAGGTGAGTTATCCGCTGCTGGCGAAGCGAACCGTATTAAGATGGTTCAAGTCTTAGCTCAAGCATCTGGCGCCTCAGGCATGTGCATTGGTCAGGCTCTTGATCTTGCAGCAGAAAACCGCTCGGTTTCGCTCGAAGAGCTAAAAGATATCCACAAAAACAAAACGGGCGCACTCATGAAGTGTGCTATTCGTTTAGGCGCGTTGGCTGCGGGTCAAAAAGGCGTGGAAATTTTACCTCAACTTGATAAATATGCTGATGCGATTGGTTTAGCCTTCCAAGTCCAAGATGATATTTTGGATATTATTGGCGATACTGAAACATTGGGTAAACCACAAGGTTCAGATCAAGAATTGAACAAGAGCACTTACCCTTCATTGCTCGGATTAGATGGCGCAATGAAAAAAGCTCAAACTCTGTTAACTGAAGCCCTTCAAGCTTTGGATGCAATCCCATACAATACCCAGTTACTCGAAGAGTTCGCCCGATACGTCATCGAGCGCAAGAACTAA
- the dxs gene encoding 1-deoxy-D-xylulose-5-phosphate synthase yields MTLDISKYPTLALADTPDDLRLLPKSTLPQLCDELRSYLLNSVSQSSGHLASGLGTVELTVALHYVYNTPFDQLVWDVGHQAYPHKILTGRREKLSTIRQKDGLHPFPWREESEYDTLSVGHSSTSISAALGMAISAEKEGKDRKVVSVIGDGAITAGMAFEAMNHAGDVHSDMLVVLNDNEMSISENVGALNNHLAQVLSGNLYTSIREGGKKVLSGVPPIKELVRRTEEHLKGMVVPGTLFEELGFNYIGPVDGHDVNELIKTLRNMRGLKGPQFLHIMTKKGKGYEPAEKDPIGYHGVPKFDPSHSSLPKSTSNKPTFSKIFGDFLCDMAAQDPKLRAITPAMREGSGMVRFSKEFPDQYYDVAIAEQHAVTLATGMAIAGDHPIVAIYSTFLQRGYDQLIHDVAIMDLPVMFAIDRAGLVGADGQTHQGAFDLSFMRCIPNMVIMAPSDENECRQMLYTGHKHTGPSAVRYPRGNGMGTELVETFTALEIGKGRIIKQSDAPKDGSKVAILNFGTFLPNALEASETLNATVADMRFVKPLDEELIRQLAADHDVLITLEENAIIGGAGAGVIEFLMQDKRPMPVLTLGLPDKFIAQGTQGELHQELGLDSDGIIRSIQQYLEK; encoded by the coding sequence ATGACTCTTGATATTTCAAAGTATCCAACATTGGCTTTAGCAGACACTCCTGATGATCTGCGCCTTTTGCCAAAATCCACTCTGCCACAATTATGTGATGAACTACGCTCATACCTTCTAAACTCAGTGAGCCAATCAAGTGGTCACTTAGCGTCTGGTTTAGGTACAGTCGAGCTTACGGTAGCGTTGCACTATGTCTACAACACTCCATTCGATCAACTTGTTTGGGATGTTGGCCACCAAGCCTACCCGCACAAAATCCTTACTGGTCGAAGAGAGAAATTATCAACGATTCGCCAGAAAGATGGGTTACATCCTTTCCCTTGGCGTGAAGAGAGCGAGTACGACACCCTTTCAGTTGGACACTCTTCAACGTCGATAAGTGCCGCTCTTGGTATGGCAATTAGTGCTGAGAAGGAAGGCAAAGACCGCAAAGTGGTGAGCGTTATCGGTGACGGTGCGATTACCGCAGGTATGGCATTTGAAGCGATGAATCACGCAGGTGATGTTCATTCGGATATGCTCGTGGTATTAAACGATAACGAAATGTCAATTTCAGAAAATGTCGGTGCGCTGAACAACCATTTAGCTCAAGTGCTTTCAGGTAACCTTTACACGTCTATTCGTGAAGGCGGTAAAAAAGTTCTTTCTGGTGTTCCACCAATCAAAGAATTAGTACGCCGCACTGAAGAACATCTTAAGGGCATGGTTGTTCCTGGAACCCTTTTTGAAGAGCTTGGATTTAATTATATTGGCCCTGTGGATGGTCACGACGTAAATGAGCTGATTAAAACGCTGCGCAACATGCGTGGGCTAAAAGGCCCTCAATTTCTGCATATTATGACCAAGAAAGGCAAAGGTTATGAGCCCGCAGAAAAAGATCCTATTGGCTATCATGGTGTCCCTAAATTTGACCCTAGCCACAGCAGCCTGCCTAAGAGCACAAGCAATAAACCAACTTTCTCTAAGATATTTGGTGACTTCTTATGTGACATGGCCGCGCAAGATCCTAAGTTAAGAGCAATTACGCCAGCAATGCGTGAAGGTTCAGGCATGGTGCGCTTCTCCAAAGAGTTCCCAGACCAATATTATGATGTGGCAATCGCAGAACAACATGCTGTTACTTTGGCAACAGGCATGGCTATCGCAGGGGATCACCCTATCGTCGCGATTTACTCTACCTTCTTACAGCGTGGTTATGACCAACTGATTCACGATGTTGCGATCATGGATTTACCCGTGATGTTTGCAATTGACCGAGCAGGTCTTGTGGGTGCAGATGGTCAAACTCACCAAGGAGCCTTTGATTTAAGCTTCATGCGCTGCATTCCTAATATGGTCATCATGGCACCAAGTGATGAAAATGAGTGCCGTCAGATGCTTTATACTGGCCATAAGCATACAGGTCCAAGTGCTGTGCGTTACCCAAGAGGTAATGGCATGGGCACTGAGTTAGTCGAAACGTTCACCGCACTTGAAATTGGCAAAGGTCGAATCATCAAGCAAAGCGATGCACCAAAAGATGGGAGTAAAGTCGCGATTTTGAACTTTGGTACTTTCTTGCCAAATGCTTTGGAAGCGTCAGAAACACTAAACGCAACCGTTGCGGATATGCGTTTTGTTAAGCCTCTCGATGAAGAGTTAATCCGGCAACTGGCCGCTGATCATGATGTGCTCATTACACTTGAAGAGAATGCCATCATTGGTGGCGCAGGCGCAGGCGTGATTGAATTCTTAATGCAAGATAAGCGCCCAATGCCCGTTCTTACTCTTGGTCTTCCTGACAAGTTTATTGCTCAAGGTACGCAAGGCGAACTGCATCAAGAGCTTGGGTTAGACAGTGATGGCATCATTCGTTCGATTCAACAATATCTTGAAAAATAA
- the pgpA gene encoding phosphatidylglycerophosphatase A, with protein MTNPLSLISLKNPWHLLATGFGSGLSPIIPGTVGTLASIPFYLLLVQLPLPMYLVVVVISCIIGVKICQVTSDDMKVHDHGSIVWDEFAGFWITMSLVPMLDLPVDDWKWLITGFVLFRFFDMVKPWPIGWLDKRVDGGFGIMVDDIVAGVMAGVALYFVGHFSGWL; from the coding sequence ATGACTAACCCTCTCTCTTTAATTTCATTAAAAAACCCATGGCATCTGTTGGCGACGGGCTTTGGCAGCGGTTTATCGCCGATCATTCCGGGAACAGTGGGGACTCTTGCTTCTATTCCATTCTATTTGCTTCTTGTTCAGTTGCCGCTTCCGATGTATTTAGTGGTGGTGGTTATTTCATGCATTATTGGCGTTAAGATCTGCCAAGTGACGTCAGATGACATGAAAGTTCACGATCATGGTTCAATTGTGTGGGATGAATTTGCGGGCTTTTGGATCACCATGAGCTTAGTGCCTATGCTAGACCTTCCCGTAGATGACTGGAAATGGCTTATCACCGGTTTTGTACTGTTTCGTTTCTTCGATATGGTTAAGCCGTGGCCTATTGGTTGGCTAGATAAGCGCGTCGATGGCGGCTTTGGGATCATGGTAGACGATATCGTCGCTGGTGTAATGGCGGGTGTCGCTTTGTATTTTGTTGGGCATTTTTCTGGCTGGTTATAA